ATggcctttttcaaaaaaaaaacatgagactaagccatgcatgtgtaccGTGCAAAACGTAGAGTAGACTGCTTTTAGGCATGTACTCGGAGACGACAAGCTTTTCTTCGCGACGATAGTGATAAGCTAAAGGGGTAAGAACGTTAGGATGTCGTAGTTTCCCAAACCGTTGTAGCTCGACATCAAATGCGTCACGTGTGAGCTTGTTCATATCCCTAATCCTCTTAACAACCACAGATAATCCGTTAGCCATTACGGCCTTATAAGCCGATCCAAGACTACCATTTCCCAGCACTTCGGCTGCAGCCTTCATGAGATCAGGTAAACCAAAGGCGCCTTTCTCGCTGTTCACCATTATAATGTCTCCCATGCCGCCTCCTCCAGGACCACCTTTCCCATGATGATTTGAACCTTTCTTAGAGGAACCGTCGGCGTTACTCCGCTTCTTGGTTGACTCAGCAGGCTTCTTTACCGACTCTGGCAAACGGACTTCCCCGCTTTCACGGTCATTTAGATGGTCCTTGCCGAGCATCCGGAACTCGGactgcctcttcttcttccatcttGTTATAATTGCCACCAAGATCAAgaatatcaaaagaaaaaatatgacCATAAAGACGGCTTTCCCCGTGACCTCGTTTGGGTCTCTCCCTGGTGATGATGGTTTATCATCACATTTGATATTCAGCGGCTGTCCACAAAGCTTCTGGTTCCCTTGGAAGTTCATCTGTAGATTCTTTCTTTCTGCAATGCTCTTCGGGATCTCTCCCTCCAGGTTATTATTGGAGAGGTCGAGAGATTTCAAAACCATGTTGCCATCTGTAAGCAAAGGTATCTCACCAGAGAACTGGTTGCCTTGCAAGTGAAGCTCCTCCAGGCCCGGGAGTTGCATCACGGACGCGGGAATTTTCCCAGCAAAACGGTTGTTATCTAAAAACACCCGCTTGAGCTGTTGCATATCCTTGAAGAAATCATCAGCAATCTCTTCAGAGAAGCTGTTGTTTGATAGCAAGAGGGATCTCAGGCCATGAAGCTTGAAGAAAGGAGGGAGTGGGCCTGAAAGAAGGTTATTGTCGAGCCTGATTGTTCTTAGGTTTGGGAGATCATTTAGATCCTCGATATGGATGATCCCAGAGAGACCCAGCTTAGTGACATGAATACCGGAGACTGTTTGACCTTTTTGACAGTAGATACCAAACCATTTGCCATTGCAAGGATCGGTTCCTGTTCTCCATGAATTCAGGTCCCCTTTGGTTATATTCACTGAGCTTTTGAACCGCATGAGCGGCTCAGACTCGCTGACGTGTTGCAGAGAAGGGGTGAAGGAGAAACAGAGGAGGAGGCAGAGAAATTGAACAGCAGTCatgggttaaggaaaagaaaaatagCTGCTGTTGAATTGTTCTTTATGAAGAATCTGATCACAAATATGATGTGTGGTGATGTCTCTTCGTCTATGAATgttttgtttgcttggattgTGTTTATTGTTCAAAactttggtcattttttttgagGGTTCAAAAAGAAAGGGAGACATTTTTCCTTGTCCTTGAGGGAGTTAGCTGGCAAAGTTTAGACTTGCTCTTACCAAAAATAGGGTTTAATTATTTTCCTAAATTGAAGATTGATGCCAGAGACTTTCTTGGAGAGTTTCTTACGGCCATGGGTTTTAAAAGGTTTTGACCTTGTATTTACCATCGTTCTCGGGGTCTTTTTTTGCGACATCTCTCATTTCTTCATAGgatttgttttaacttttatttcatTGGTAAATTACCATAATTATACCAGTTAactatctattttctttttaacattGGCTTCACTATCTATTTTGCGTTAAGCTACTATATCTATGCGAAAGTTTaccaactcttttttttttttagttttaatttttttttgaaattttactgAATAATACTCTCTTTTACTagaataaattgttttataagaatttttatcattttataaaatgttaacaAGTTTATGCCTATTTTAAcgttatttattactttttactcttaaaatttataatattttatataaattattgagCATATGTtgtaactaaaaaataatatatttatatgtttttattttgatatgtatTTAAGTTTAGGTTATGAAAAGAATTACATTTTTTGATTTgtacttttcttttatgttaAAAAGCTATTATATTACTAAAACGAGATGGTATAGAAGCTACATCAGAATAAAACTAACATATAAAGATCTTTATGAAAGAAATTTAACAGTCTTAGCTAATGAATCGGCAATCCCATTTTGAACCTATGGtaagtaagaaatcatgaagTCTTGAAATCTTGTTTTTAGAGATGCTAACTTCTTCAGTTATGTTTTGAGAAGTTTGGTCATCTCACTCGTTCTTCGATCATCAAGATCATGTCTTTGCATTCCGAACCAAAATGCTGACAAGTTGAATAGCAGAATATACTTTTCATTGTTCAAACAAGTGCTTCCAGATTCGAATACAGAGAGGATACTGgcctcttttgattttttttacccATAAGCTAAATCTGACCAGATGTCTCTTTTTACAAATCCATCCACACGAACTATATTGCAATGTAGAAGTCCATGAATCATCTATCATACAAATGTTCAGTAAGCATACAGCTTGTGAAGCTGTTGGATAAAGTGGTTGCTACCTTCACTGCAAACCATGCATGATATTCTCCTTCTGCATACTTAGTAAGCTCTAAAGGATCTTTGTTGATTCCTCTGAATAATTTATCGTTTCGAGATTTTCAATGATATCATATTATCCACGGATAAATATTTCTATTCAACTCCAtatctttaataatttttccACCATAAGAGATATGCCAAATTGTTATGGACACTCGTACGGATGGTGTAGACCATAAGACCCATGTTTGTAAAGATGGTGGACATTCAAAGATAGCATGAGTTACAAATTCAGTCTCTCCACGTTTAGAAAAATGATTATCATAAAGCATATGACGACGGGTCATGTTTCGTGTTACAACTAAATGTCATGTACATGAATCGTGGCTTTTTGCAGAATCGTggctttttgcagaatcgacattcttctagcttctcatcatctcccaaTAGATCATGGAGTTTTcaatgcaaacatctatcatctccgaaggaaacccaagactataaaccaatttctgaatctcataataagaatcagcagacacattgtcttccggcaaatactctttaaacaagtccgcccattcgttcatgcaactttcaggtagattgtgatcagttttaatattcatcattctagcagccaacgacaatttagagagaccttctctacaaccactgtaaagtggttgattcgccgcgtttaacatttcgtaaaacttttttgcatctatattaggttcttcatcttcatcatgagctacgaatgcatcagctaccatatcatgaaccctatcataatctaccatctcctcctgatggtaactatgttcattatgcaaatgatgattaaccggttcttcctgaaaattgctattactactactagcttcattctgatcataattaaaacctttcccatgttgaaaccagatatagtaatttggcgtgaaacctctatttattaaatgcttccaaacattttcacggtttgccaattttgaattgttgcatttccgacaaggacagaacatcttaccactttcttgggcgagcggtgttgaatctgcttgatgcataaatgtctccagccctgcaaggtattctttcgtcactctcccgttagcatctctatgcatatacatccaattccgcaactcgtaaatagtcccagcactacaagaaaacacaagttttacgagggcagttttcctcgtgacttcgtcgtaaaagcagtgttacgaggaattagcgaggaaacccgtttcgtcgttatacgtttgtcgtaacgcatatatcctcgctaattcgtcgtaacatagcgaggaaataatttcgtcgtaaaagcgaagaggaatatttcgtcgtaaagaccacgtaaagtttccacgtaaggacgtcgctaagtttcctcgtaaataccacgaaaGACTTTCCTCGTAAAACCCACGTAAATAAAAACTCGTAAAGtaaacgtaaataccttgatagctttcctcgtaaagtaaacgtaaataccttgatagctttcctcgtaaagtaaacgtaaataccttgatagCTTTCCACGTTATTTCCTTGTaaacaattcctcgtaaaaaccacgttaagcttccacgtaaagaagccgcaaaattagctacgaatttactttgTTTCGCTATTttacagaaatataaaaatttataattaaaaaaataatttaaattatttaaattattaataaaattaaaattctaaaaaaatcaaaaccaaaatattttatatataaataagttttgaattcataatacaagaaccgaaattaaaaagaactaatGGTTGTtaatcgcccggtagaattcatcactcctcgccgTTACATCCGCCTCGACATCTGAGTCGTCGGTTGGTGACTCGCCTGGGATAGGATTTTGTTGTCGCATGGTCCTCAACAAAGtcgcccattccggatttgtggccgctacaacgtccaagaagccctcgagtccacccacacgagctgtgaacgcagaTCGCGTCGAGCTCAACTCGTGACGCAGCTCagtagactctctacgcagctcttcggactccctacgcagctgagagacttcatcatcccgtcgctgaacaTATGACGATGTTGCTCTCGGAACATTGTTGACGGagccaatccccaacgtccgtcccttttttttaggggcaaccttaaaaacaaaaaataaattttgttagtaaaaattaaaagttaaattaaatgaataatttaaaaaattaaaattttagaaaatttacctcctcgtaaagcttatccacttcaggtgtggataaggtgacgggtaatccatcggtggactgctgggtctgctgggtctggcgttcttcaacccgagcagccaaatcgttgtagatttgctcggagttgccatctataaatcggcacgccttgttcttgtgggtcctctcgtaaagttgcataagagacgggagaattcccgtctctttggcctaaaaaacatttaagaaagttgttagaatatatataaaaatatactaaaaatttaatataattaaatatttaattaccatttccaaacggacaccggcgtggggtttttggcccgtagtgtgaagcatcggcccgttcccgtgctcatcgactgtgttacgggagttagagcaagactgggcgattctaatggaatcaggaagacgccaatatcggatgaggccatcccagacatccgtggtgagctcagcaggtttgccacgctcataccccttcacgatccagtcacccttccagttggagaccgtgtccaacaagcgaactttcgccttcgcgataa
This genomic interval from Brassica napus cultivar Da-Ae chromosome A6, Da-Ae, whole genome shotgun sequence contains the following:
- the LOC106375152 gene encoding pollen receptor-like kinase 3 produces the protein MTAVQFLCLLLCFSFTPSLQHVSESEPLMRFKSSVNITKGDLNSWRTGTDPCNGKWFGIYCQKGQTVSGIHVTKLGLSGIIHIEDLNDLPNLRTIRLDNNLLSGPLPPFFKLHGLRSLLLSNNSFSEEIADDFFKDMQQLKRVFLDNNRFAGKIPASVMQLPGLEELHLQGNQFSGEIPLLTDGNMVLKSLDLSNNNLEGEIPKSIAERKNLQMNFQGNQKLCGQPLNIKCDDKPSSPGRDPNEVTGKAVFMVIFFLLIFLILVAIITRWKKKRQSEFRMLGKDHLNDRESGEVRLPESVKKPAESTKKRSNADGSSKKGSNHHGKGGPGGGGMGDIIMVNSEKGAFGLPDLMKAAAEVLGNGSLGSAYKAVMANGLSVVVKRIRDMNKLTRDAFDVELQRFGKLRHPNVLTPLAYHYRREEKLVVSEYMPKSSLLYVLHGDRGIYHSELTWPTRLKIIQGVARGMQFLHEEFASYDLPHGNLKSSNVLLSETYEPLISDYAFLPFLQPNNASQALFAFKSPEFAQNQQVSPKSDVYCLGIILLEVMTGKFPSQYLNNGKGGTDIVEWVQSSVEQHKEEELIDPEIASNTDSLQLMVELLRIGAACIASNPDDRETMKETVTRIEGITI